The following proteins come from a genomic window of Purpureocillium takamizusanense chromosome 13, complete sequence:
- a CDS encoding uncharacterized protein (COG:S~EggNog:ENOG503P8B8), with the protein MANDVYRQHGLYTPHSLSDLTAGMALTMEASRGETFPILSDPGSAIYQPDQLRGLLCLEQSPKSVRTTTAPRTASKNKEEEEKPEAQAIEVFELTAADYSLLLERAIVEDGPIVVLHGEQLPSRRVRTLIPAAYPPRSLNHAQTCDATECRLSSSEAASASASTPRPTKSLSLSQSQSQSRSQSQAMALVLRTPELLEAILLHLDLKSRITSAPRVCSFWLETLNHSPMLRKASFFQADRSLHTKPGERPCINPLLREAFGDQYFNLSDCQVDKYPFRRAEYFWKLPWSPQALPHLKARTGSVLNVDPTCRQRSFTRAGASWRRMLVSQPPPPFLGFTWLDSFAITAASHRCLVDSVTPPQNDAGGFDTGVTMGHLYDTIQSLTMQQQKPGLFFRVRWDLTCERPSSESASAGADESARESTNLVAEFWDDAYFNSSHYGPFSMGATRSVFRCEEAVKPVFGGQAWIQGLDDDAQHRVPANDEFELWEPLVWNP; encoded by the coding sequence ATGGCCAACGATGTGTATCGGCAGCATGGCCTTTATACTCCGCACAGTCTGTCCGACCTGACGGCTGGCATGGCGCTTACTATGGAGGCGTCACGCGGGGAGACGTTCCCAATCTTGTCGGACCCAGGAAGCGCCATCTACCAACCCGATCAGCTTCGAGGGCTTCTGTGCCTAGAGCAGTCGCCCAAGTCGGTGCGCACAACCACGGCCCCGAGGACCGCCTCGAAGAacaaggaagaggaagagaagccGGAGGCGCAAGCCATTGAGGTGTTTGAGCTCACCGCTGCGGATTACTCGCTCCTGCTAGAGAGAGCAATCGTCGAGGATGGTCCCATCGTGGTCCTACATGGTGAGCAGCTGCCATCCAGGAGGGTTCGCACCCTCATACCGGCTGCTTACCCTCCGCGCTCCCTGAATCATGCCCAAACATGCGATGCTACGGAATGTCGTCTTTCCTCGAGCGAGGCGGCATCagcgtcggcctcgacaccTCGACCAACTAAGTCACTATCCCTGTCCCAATCCCAATCCCAATCCCGATCGCAGTCGcaggcgatggcgttggtgCTAAGGACCCCTGAGCTCCTTGAAGCCATTCTACTTCATCTCGACCTCAAGTCTCGCATCACCTCTGCTCCACGAGTTTGCAGCTTCTGGTTGGAGACCCTAAATCACTCGCCTATGCTCCGAAAAGCGTCCTTCTTCCAGGCTGACCGAAGCCTTCACACGAAGCCTGGTGAACGACCCTGTATCAACCCTCTACTTCGAGAGGCCTTTGGCGACCAATATTTTAACCTGAGTGATTGCCAGGTGGATAAGTACCCTTTCCGGCGTGCCGAATACTTCTGGAAGCTACCCTGGTCGCCACAAGCCTTGCCTCACCTCAAAGCACGTACCGGCAGCGTGCTCAACGTCGACCCAACCTGTCGTCAGCGGAGCTTTACCAGGGCTGGTGCGAGTTGGAGACGCATGCTCGTCTCGcagcccccgccgccttTCCTCGGATTCACCTGGCTGGATAGTTTCGCCATCACCGCGGCGAGCCACCGCTGTCTCGTCGACTCCGTCACGCCCCCGCAAAACGATGCTGGTGGTTTCGATACGGGCGTCACAATGGGACATCTTTATGATACGATACAGTCATTAaccatgcagcagcagaaacCCGGTTTGTTCTTTCGCGTCCGGTGGGATCTGACCTGTGAGAGACCAAGCAGCGAGAGCGCCAGTGCCGGAGCGGATGAAAGCGCCCGCGAAAGCACAAACCTAGTTGCCGAGTTCTGGGACGACGCGTACTTCAACTCCAGCCACTACGGACCCTTTTCCATGGGCGCGACTCGGAGCGTTTTCAGGTGTGAGGAAGCTGTCAAGCCCGTTTTCGGTGGACAGGCGTGGATCcaaggcctcgacgacgacgcccaacACCGAGTGCCGGCCAATGACGAGTTTGAGCTCTGGGAGCCGCTCGTGTGGAATCCATAA